One part of the Thermoanaerobacterium sp. CMT5567-10 genome encodes these proteins:
- a CDS encoding ABC transporter permease, translated as MENKSFTLVGILDKPKQYYEGYYSLRGFTYFKEGENNVLPDNLITYEEIVKLKSNANLSGKLNQIRERYNIGRQNYEVNSQLIAALNDFSAQNTNAFTYQFNILIVITAILLIYNMFNISLIDMIKQIGMMRAIGSSKKQVRLIIGFQSLFILIIGLVLGLLMGIAFSYFGIKLYSFVSTNIDVSESSVYISMKNVWNAVKVGALTVIVSSIIPIWISGMISPIEAMRKSDRSGGKQRNRGYHKFIKKISGITGEMAYKNVWRNKWRTIIIVVSAAMAGYLFINDIAVVNKESLISAMSITITNMQDNDFKLSFGANTDPYFTGYTNDDLKAISQIDGVKKVGTKVSMIGFLESEVNDLDNDFKKYNGISNTNKNVETTIEVKGYDDDQLQGFKKYIDKGYMSSLNNSSDKYPNAVVYNYYYDILNNHKLEGIRKDLNVGDIITIRIPVAKGDKITYEEQNVRVGALLKQEWIFRGDSTRGRYMEVILPQKYLMTISGKSTYEQISVQSKPGKDTYVYNRINKILENKPFAEMESKLSYIETYKNFGTRKLKSDFLIVSLILLIAGMNVYNTLKTNLLIRTNEFATLRAIGMTAKQLKSMIIKESIIYGLLSSIIAALIGGYRVYRFYEMLNEDYSHGFGATHLPQFKFPVIPILLYSAIVIVICILSSYVSAKKVEKLNIVEGLNVIE; from the coding sequence ATGGAAAACAAGTCGTTCACATTGGTGGGGATATTAGATAAGCCCAAACAATATTATGAGGGGTACTATTCACTGAGAGGATTTACATACTTTAAAGAAGGTGAAAATAATGTACTGCCTGACAATCTTATAACATATGAGGAAATTGTCAAGCTAAAATCAAATGCAAATCTGTCGGGAAAATTAAATCAGATAAGAGAAAGGTACAATATAGGGAGACAGAACTATGAAGTAAATAGCCAGCTAATAGCAGCCCTTAATGATTTTAGTGCTCAAAACACAAATGCTTTCACATATCAGTTTAATATATTGATAGTAATTACAGCGATTCTTCTTATATATAACATGTTTAACATATCTTTAATAGACATGATAAAACAAATAGGCATGATGAGGGCTATAGGGTCGTCAAAGAAACAAGTGAGACTGATAATAGGATTTCAAAGTTTATTTATTCTAATCATTGGATTAGTTCTTGGTCTTCTGATGGGAATTGCATTTTCCTACTTTGGAATTAAACTGTATAGCTTTGTATCTACCAATATAGATGTATCAGAATCATCAGTATACATAAGCATGAAAAACGTATGGAATGCTGTAAAAGTTGGAGCCTTAACTGTCATAGTTTCAAGCATAATACCGATATGGATATCAGGCATGATATCACCAATAGAAGCTATGAGAAAGAGCGATAGATCAGGTGGAAAGCAAAGAAATAGAGGATACCATAAGTTTATAAAAAAGATATCTGGTATAACAGGTGAGATGGCATATAAAAATGTGTGGAGAAATAAGTGGAGGACTATAATAATAGTTGTATCAGCAGCAATGGCAGGATATTTATTTATAAATGATATCGCAGTTGTTAATAAGGAAAGTTTAATTAGTGCAATGTCTATTACAATTACCAACATGCAGGATAATGATTTTAAACTATCATTTGGTGCAAATACAGACCCTTATTTTACAGGTTATACAAATGATGATTTAAAAGCCATATCTCAGATAGATGGAGTAAAAAAAGTAGGGACAAAGGTATCTATGATAGGGTTTTTAGAATCTGAGGTAAATGATTTAGATAATGACTTTAAAAAGTACAATGGAATTTCAAATACAAATAAAAATGTGGAAACAACGATAGAAGTAAAAGGCTATGATGATGATCAGTTGCAGGGATTTAAGAAGTATATAGATAAAGGGTACATGTCATCACTGAATAATTCATCAGATAAATATCCAAATGCAGTTGTGTATAACTATTATTATGATATTTTAAATAATCATAAGCTCGAAGGAATTAGAAAAGATTTAAATGTAGGTGATATCATAACCATAAGGATTCCTGTTGCCAAAGGTGATAAGATAACATATGAAGAGCAAAATGTCAGAGTAGGTGCACTACTAAAACAGGAATGGATATTTAGAGGGGATAGTACGCGAGGAAGGTATATGGAGGTAATACTTCCTCAGAAATACTTAATGACCATTTCAGGGAAAAGTACATATGAACAGATCAGTGTGCAGTCTAAACCGGGAAAGGATACTTATGTGTATAATAGAATAAACAAGATTTTAGAGAATAAGCCATTTGCAGAAATGGAAAGTAAGCTAAGCTATATTGAGACATATAAAAACTTTGGTACTCGAAAATTAAAATCCGATTTTTTGATTGTATCACTAATACTGCTAATAGCAGGCATGAATGTATATAATACGCTAAAAACCAACTTATTGATACGTACAAATGAGTTTGCCACACTTAGAGCAATAGGCATGACAGCCAAACAGCTTAAAAGCATGATAATAAAAGAATCGATTATTTATGGCCTTTTAAGCAGCATAATAGCGGCTTTAATAGGTGGATATAGAGTTTATAGATTTTATGAAATGCTAAATGAAGACTATAGCCATGGATTTGGTGCTACTCATTTGCCTCAATTTAAATTTCCAGTTATACCAATACTATTGTACAGTGCTATAGTTATAGTTATATGTATATTGTCATCTTATGTATCTGCAAAGAAAGTAGAAAAGCTTAATATAGTAGAAGGTCTTAATGTAATTGAATAA
- a CDS encoding ABC transporter permease, whose protein sequence is MNVYIHLALAYLKKQRGRTIALVLGVALAVMLVFGTNVISESQSRNQLANIYKMYGTYQGIFTNLNKDLTEKIKNDKDVSKSAVAANLGNLVTDNGISMILNSTDKDYIEMNGYTLIKGHLPNKQGEIVLESQALKKMGLKEKLGETINFKIKKEIKMKTA, encoded by the coding sequence ATGAACGTATATATACATTTAGCATTAGCATATCTGAAAAAACAAAGAGGAAGGACTATTGCCTTAGTATTAGGTGTCGCTTTGGCAGTAATGCTTGTATTTGGGACTAACGTCATATCTGAAAGCCAGAGCAGAAACCAGCTTGCTAATATTTACAAAATGTATGGAACATATCAGGGCATATTTACTAATCTAAATAAAGACTTGACTGAGAAAATAAAAAATGATAAAGACGTAAGTAAATCTGCAGTAGCAGCTAATTTAGGAAATCTCGTTACTGATAATGGAATTTCAATGATATTAAATTCAACAGACAAAGACTACATAGAAATGAATGGATACACTCTTATAAAAGGACATTTGCCTAATAAGCAAGGAGAAATAGTATTAGAATCACAGGCTTTAAAAAAGATGGGACTTAAAGAAAAGCTGGGTGAGACAATAAATTTTAAAATCAAAAAGGAAATAAAGATGAAAACGGCCTGA